GGGCACCTCGACAAAGAATCGGTTTGGAATTGAATTTGCAACAGAATCCCGTGTGGTCCTCCAGCTCAATCATACGCTCATTTGTCACAGCAAATAGTAGAAAACTCAATAGTCTTTCCACTCTGCGTGTTCCATCAAATTGTTCTTAGACTGAAGTTTTCATGCGTAAATATCATCTGCTGGGAATAGTCCCTGTGCTTCTTTCGGGAGCTCAGGTTGATACTGGAGCTGCTCGTAGTTCAGCTGCCTGGCAGCTTCATACAGGGCGATTCCAACGCTGACAGAGAGATTCAGGCACCGCACATAGGTTTCCACCATGGGAATTCGGACGGTTCCACCGCCTAGGCCTTCTCTACAGCAATCCTCAAGGGCTTGTTGAGGTAATCCTTTCGTTTCAGAACCAAAGACTAGCCAGTCTCCTGGCTTGTATGAGAAATCCTAAGCCAAAATATGAAGACAAGTCAAGCAAATTCTAAAGAATCTGTGCTGCAGGTTTATAATGGATGTATACAAAAATAAGGAGATCAGATAAAGTCAACGTGCTTCAGTTCAAAACAACACTAATTCATGCCATTTCCCGATAAGAACAATGCACTACTGTGAAGAACAATTTGGTATATGTAGCCATTACAGTAATATGAGCAACCATTACTTACTGAATGAATGCTTGTTCCTCTTTTGGTAAATGCCAACAGCCTTTTTTCTCCTTCCTAATGTAAACAAAAACATTATATAAAGATACAGCTTAATCAGAAGTTATATTGACcagagaaaagaaaaaatgtGGTACCTGCTTAATGAAATAATCACGGAAGTCATCCCAGGAGTCATGAATCTTGACAACAACGTATCTTAGTAGTAGTGATTAAGGTAGCATATTGATGAATGAGAAAAGGACAGAAAATGTCTATTTGAATGGATGAATTCTGTCAATACTCTTCCCTACCAAGATTTACCACTTTGCAATTTATATACTAAATTAAGTGCCATATAAATAGTTGATAGCTTACATCCAATGAAAGGATACGGCCAATAATCCAATCCTGCACGCTTCAGTTTCGTGTCATCTACCTTAAAACCTAATGgctagagagagaaaaagatcAAATATGATTTCTGAACGCAACGCTCCATATGGATGACAATACAAGGCAACAAAGATGACAAATTATTTATGCTGTCCACCTCTTTGGTTAAGAACACAACAAAGAAAACAGCAAACAACACTAACCTTACCCCGACAAGATGCAGGCCTACTGCAGATGCAGCACACGTCCTTGCAATGGACCCTGTATTTCCTGGGATCTACAAAGTACAATCATCCGAAATTCAGCAAAGAAGAGGTAACCCAAACAATCAACTCATCGGTTTTAGTGTGTACATGTCTAATGTGCAATAGCAATTCATTCTCCTATTTCCACTGATCAAAATAGTAGCAGTGTCAGGATTTACTACACAGCGCAGCTCCTTGGAGAGGCATAGTCATAAATAAAAAATTTAGCAGACAAAATCGATGCAGCAGATCAAAGTCTAATCCACGTGACTGTAAAATTTGAGCTTAGGATGCCAGAAAGAAAAACATGGTTTACAGAAGTTACCAATGCCTATAATTAGCACCCGCAACCACCATCATCAGTATATATGGCGCATGTTTCTCGACACTGAATCGTTCGCACGCCCAGATCCTAACTAGTAACTCGTACAAGTACTTTGCAATCAAACACAGAAACAGAGCCGCAATAGCTGTTACCAGCGGCGAAACCAGCACGACATGAAGCATCCTCCTGGCGCACACCACCTCCGCGCCGCTCCCCACTGGCCCAATCGCGGCGCCATTGCCATTCCCGCTCGCAGCGACTGCAAACACGCAGCCGCAAACACGTTAGGAGGGACGCCGCGAAGGATGGCGCCGAGAGGGGCAGGAGAACGGGGACGAAGCTCTCGCCACGCACGGGAGCAGAGAGCAGGGGAACAGGAGGCCGCACCCACGCGGcgctgccgccgctcgccccgaGCGGCCGCGAGCCAGCCGCGTTTGAATCCGCCGCCGCAGTAGTAGTGGTGGTGGCCGAGGGCGCGCAGCCGCAGGCCGGCCTCCATCTCGCTTGCGCCGCCCTCGGGTGGCTCGGTTCTTAATCcgacgcgccggcggcggcgggcgcctcCTTGTCCGAGGGATAAGGTGGAAGCGAAACGGCTCCGGACACTGGAGTGGGCCTTTTGGGCTTTCTGTCCGATGGTTGTGCTTTTATGGGCCTCAAATTGTGAAGTGGATTGGAACTGAGCTTGGGCTTTGAAGCTACTTAAATCTGCAGTGGGCCTACCTGCATTTCGATGGACGGCCCGGGTGTGACGTTGATACCGAGAGGCCCAATCATTAAAATTGGGCCTAATCACGACGAGAATTGTGTGCTGGATCCGCGCGCGCCGGGCGTGACCTTTGATCCCCAGAGGCCCAGAAGTTGCGAACAACATCATCTCTAACTTCGATGTTTgaagtttcaaa
The Panicum hallii strain FIL2 chromosome 6, PHallii_v3.1, whole genome shotgun sequence genome window above contains:
- the LOC112896352 gene encoding uncharacterized protein LOC112896352 isoform X1 produces the protein MEAGLRLRALGHHHYYCGGGFKRGWLAAARGERRQRRVVAASGNGNGAAIGPVGSGAEVVCARRMLHVVLVSPLIPGNTGSIARTCAASAVGLHLVGPLGFKVDDTKLKRAGLDYWPYVVVKIHDSWDDFRDYFIKQEGEKRLLAFTKRGTSIHSDFSYKPGDWLVFGSETKGLPQQALEDCCREGLGGGTVRIPMVETYVRCLNLSVSVGIALYEAARQLNYEQLQYQPELPKEAQGLFPADDIYA
- the LOC112896352 gene encoding uncharacterized protein LOC112896352 isoform X2 — encoded protein: MEAGLRLRALGHHHYYCGGGFKRGWLAAARGERRQRRVGAASCSPALCSLAASGNGNGAAIGPVGSGAEVVCARRMLHVVLVSPLIPGNTGSIARTCAASAVGLHLVGPLGFKVDDTKLKRAGLDYWPYVVVKIHDSWDDFRDYFIKQEGEKRLLAFTKRGTSIHSDFSYKPGDWLVFGSETKGLPQQALEDCCREGLGGGTVRIPMVETYVRCLNLSVSVGIALYEAARQLNYEQLQYQPELPKEAQGLFPADDIYA